A window of Tautonia plasticadhaerens contains these coding sequences:
- a CDS encoding sigma-70 family RNA polymerase sigma factor, with protein MMSANGSAAAVSGEILDQTRALFGGGVAAGLSDAELLERFARRRPGGVEAETAFGVLVARHGAMVLGVCRRTLRDPIAAEDAFQATFLVLARKAGTIRVDDSIGRWLYGVSRRVAAKARHQSARRRAVERPIAGLAEPSGRSSPVLDAHRADLRAVIAEELARLPGPFREAVALCDLEGCTHDEAARRLGWPVGSVRSRLSRGRARLRDQLSRRGVSPSTLTLAPLTAPSLPPALLRATTTAALAFASAGRSASLASPAAALAVSVLRGAAIGSIALGSAAVVSGIVLTLAALVATAPKSPPPPPAPAVVPVAVQEGPSPLVVPVADHELPEARPIPLPVRVVEAGTGQAIPGARVSAQVWQPTEPLDLGRSETDARGETVVQWPADLVTSLNVLANADGYVPMRAWWRRQDLLADPPSSLTFELVRGEAIGGIVEDERGEPIPDAIVYVWVQANGPGDGRARWSTTDFPVRTDARGRWQAPYLPPGQPGDARVLLRLEHPDFVSEPSGYSRRHTADECRSLDVVEVMQDGVPALGRVVDSNGRPVVGARVNLARAGGGGAPVSTETNADGRFRFGHVSAPESPDAVPPTLWRNLLPATVERPGFATTIGTVRIGQGAPETEIRLAEARPIGLRVVDPEGRPIAGAIVTLDELRAGDRGQTESSWIDRTDAEGRIVWPDGPAEGEVEFRVDREPYLSVLRKSAPAGAEEAEIVLRLPPRVSLRVLDASTGDPIDRFEVTPGISLPRGSEFDWSVYGTTDEGRDGQFDAVLDELAFEPSGAIALKVEAEGYAPAVTERFEIADEVIERTVSLSPSVMTEGTVFGPDGTPVAGAEVIKLLGSGSVSLGNRSNLQAIRDELRVTTGSDGRFALDPEAEPFGIAVIADEGMARVGPARLSESAEVRLVPWARLSGRYFVGEEPQPGKTITVSVDSTAPGATRWVQDGYEVTTDADGRFELDRVVPGFAVAFSPTVGPFSFEVGPGEVAEVVIGGSGRPVVGRIEAPDEESLPIPLDRAGGRLLLEQRGFPEPEELAGRSQEERVAHITAWYQTPEGREWRRRYQGHTVRVGPDGSFRIPDVAPGSYTLTLHLSSESGSRLDAEDRTEIRATIERAVEVPEGDGPIDLGTIPLEVETIRHRTLSVGQEAPDFELQTLDGDPVRLADQRGKVVLLHFWATWCGPCLEEEPTFEAIWEEFGGDDRFTLIGLSLDEEPEAARIHVEARGFGWTQAVLGPWGSSTVAQDFGVESIPRSVLIGPDGRVIASRLRGPEIRDAVASALAR; from the coding sequence ATGATGAGCGCGAACGGATCGGCGGCGGCCGTCTCGGGGGAGATCCTGGACCAGACCCGGGCCCTCTTCGGCGGCGGCGTGGCCGCCGGGCTCAGCGACGCCGAGCTGCTGGAGCGGTTCGCCCGACGACGCCCCGGCGGCGTCGAGGCCGAAACGGCCTTCGGGGTGCTCGTCGCCCGACACGGGGCGATGGTGCTCGGCGTCTGCCGTCGCACGCTCCGGGACCCGATCGCCGCCGAGGACGCCTTCCAGGCCACTTTCCTCGTGCTCGCCCGCAAGGCCGGGACGATCCGGGTCGACGACTCGATCGGCCGGTGGCTCTACGGGGTCAGCCGACGGGTGGCCGCCAAGGCCCGACACCAGTCCGCCCGACGCCGGGCCGTGGAGCGGCCGATCGCCGGGCTCGCCGAGCCGTCCGGCCGGTCGTCCCCAGTCCTCGACGCCCACCGGGCCGACCTCCGGGCGGTCATCGCCGAGGAACTCGCCCGGCTCCCCGGCCCCTTCCGGGAGGCCGTCGCCCTCTGCGACCTGGAGGGCTGCACCCACGACGAGGCCGCCCGACGCCTCGGCTGGCCGGTCGGATCCGTACGCAGTCGGCTCTCCCGGGGCCGGGCCCGGCTCCGGGACCAGCTCTCCCGGCGGGGCGTCTCGCCCTCGACGCTGACCCTCGCCCCCCTGACCGCGCCGTCGCTGCCCCCGGCCTTGCTCCGGGCGACGACGACCGCGGCCCTCGCCTTCGCCTCGGCCGGCCGATCGGCGTCGCTGGCCTCCCCGGCCGCCGCCCTGGCCGTCTCGGTGCTCCGGGGGGCCGCGATCGGCTCGATCGCCCTCGGGTCGGCCGCCGTCGTCTCCGGCATCGTCCTGACCCTGGCCGCCCTCGTCGCGACGGCGCCGAAATCGCCCCCTCCGCCCCCCGCCCCGGCGGTGGTCCCGGTCGCCGTGCAAGAGGGACCGAGTCCCCTCGTCGTCCCCGTCGCCGACCACGAACTGCCCGAGGCCCGGCCCATCCCCCTGCCGGTCCGGGTCGTCGAGGCCGGGACCGGCCAGGCGATCCCGGGCGCGAGGGTCTCCGCCCAGGTCTGGCAGCCCACCGAGCCCCTCGACCTCGGCCGATCCGAGACGGACGCCCGGGGCGAGACCGTGGTGCAGTGGCCCGCCGACCTGGTCACGAGCCTGAACGTCCTGGCGAATGCCGACGGCTATGTCCCGATGCGGGCCTGGTGGCGTCGCCAGGACCTGCTCGCCGACCCCCCTTCCTCCCTGACCTTCGAGCTGGTCCGGGGCGAGGCGATCGGCGGCATCGTCGAGGACGAGCGGGGCGAGCCCATCCCGGACGCAATTGTCTATGTCTGGGTCCAGGCCAACGGCCCCGGCGACGGCCGGGCCCGCTGGTCGACGACCGACTTCCCGGTCCGGACCGACGCCCGGGGACGTTGGCAAGCCCCCTACCTCCCCCCCGGTCAGCCCGGAGACGCCAGGGTCCTCCTCCGCCTGGAGCACCCGGATTTCGTGAGCGAGCCGTCCGGCTACAGCCGAAGGCACACCGCGGATGAGTGCCGGTCGCTCGATGTGGTCGAGGTCATGCAGGACGGCGTCCCGGCCTTGGGTCGGGTCGTCGACTCCAACGGTCGGCCGGTCGTCGGCGCCCGGGTCAACCTCGCGAGGGCGGGGGGAGGCGGTGCACCCGTCAGCACCGAGACCAACGCCGACGGCCGGTTCCGCTTCGGGCACGTTTCGGCCCCTGAATCGCCGGACGCCGTCCCCCCCACACTCTGGAGGAACCTCCTCCCCGCCACGGTCGAGCGGCCGGGGTTCGCCACCACCATCGGGACCGTCAGGATCGGTCAAGGCGCACCCGAGACCGAGATCCGGCTGGCCGAGGCCCGCCCGATCGGCCTACGGGTCGTTGACCCCGAGGGCCGTCCGATCGCCGGGGCAATCGTCACACTTGATGAGCTTCGAGCCGGAGACCGGGGCCAAACCGAGTCCTCCTGGATCGACCGGACCGACGCCGAGGGCCGGATCGTCTGGCCTGATGGCCCGGCTGAGGGCGAGGTCGAGTTCCGGGTTGACCGGGAGCCGTACCTTAGCGTCCTCCGAAAATCTGCTCCCGCCGGCGCCGAGGAGGCCGAGATCGTCCTCCGGCTCCCCCCCAGGGTCTCCCTTCGCGTGCTCGACGCTTCGACCGGCGACCCGATCGACCGGTTTGAGGTGACGCCCGGGATCAGCCTCCCGCGCGGTTCGGAGTTCGACTGGTCGGTCTACGGGACGACGGACGAAGGGAGAGACGGTCAGTTCGACGCCGTCCTCGATGAACTCGCCTTCGAGCCATCCGGGGCGATCGCCCTCAAGGTCGAGGCCGAGGGCTACGCCCCGGCCGTGACCGAGAGGTTCGAGATTGCCGATGAGGTCATCGAGCGGACGGTCTCGCTGAGCCCGAGTGTCATGACGGAGGGAACCGTGTTCGGTCCGGACGGGACGCCGGTGGCGGGTGCTGAGGTGATCAAGCTCCTCGGCTCGGGATCCGTGAGCCTGGGAAACCGCTCGAATCTCCAGGCGATCCGCGACGAGTTGAGGGTCACCACTGGGTCCGACGGTCGTTTTGCCCTCGATCCCGAGGCGGAACCGTTCGGAATCGCCGTGATCGCCGACGAGGGCATGGCCCGGGTCGGCCCGGCCCGGCTGTCGGAGTCGGCCGAGGTGCGGCTGGTCCCCTGGGCTCGCCTCTCGGGCCGGTACTTCGTCGGGGAGGAGCCCCAGCCGGGCAAGACGATCACCGTCTCGGTCGACTCGACCGCCCCGGGGGCGACCCGATGGGTCCAGGACGGCTACGAGGTCACGACCGACGCCGACGGCCGATTCGAGCTCGATCGGGTCGTCCCCGGATTCGCCGTCGCCTTCTCCCCGACCGTCGGGCCGTTCTCGTTCGAGGTCGGGCCGGGCGAGGTGGCCGAGGTGGTGATCGGCGGGTCGGGCCGCCCGGTCGTCGGCCGGATCGAGGCGCCCGACGAGGAGAGCCTGCCGATCCCCCTGGACCGGGCAGGGGGCCGACTCCTGCTCGAACAGCGGGGCTTCCCCGAGCCCGAGGAACTGGCCGGGCGCTCCCAGGAGGAGCGGGTGGCCCACATCACCGCCTGGTACCAGACCCCGGAGGGGAGGGAGTGGAGGCGCAGGTATCAGGGCCACACCGTCCGGGTCGGGCCCGACGGTTCGTTCCGGATCCCGGATGTCGCCCCGGGCTCCTACACCCTCACCCTCCACCTCTCGTCCGAGTCGGGGAGCCGACTCGATGCCGAGGATCGGACCGAGATCCGGGCCACGATCGAGCGGGCGGTCGAGGTCCCCGAGGGAGACGGCCCGATCGACCTCGGCACCATCCCCCTGGAGGTCGAGACGATCCGCCACCGGACGCTGTCCGTCGGCCAGGAGGCCCCCGACTTCGAACTCCAGACGCTCGACGGTGACCCCGTCCGCCTGGCCGATCAGCGGGGCAAGGTCGTCCTGCTCCACTTCTGGGCCACCTGGTGCGGCCCCTGCCTGGAGGAGGAGCCGACGTTCGAGGCGATCTGGGAGGAATTCGGCGGGGACGACCGCTTCACCCTGATCGGCCTGAGCCTGGACGAGGAGCCCGAGGCCGCCCGGATCCACGTCGAGGCCCGGGGCTTCGGCTGGACCCAGGCGGTGCTCGGCCCCTGGGGGTCGTCGACGGTCGCCCAGGACTTCGGCGTCGAGTCGATCCCGAGGAGCGTCCTCATCGGTCCGGATGGCCGGGTGATCGCGAGTCGGCTCCGGGGGCCCGAGATCCGGGACGCCGTGGCCTCGGCACTCGCCCGATGA
- a CDS encoding lysophospholipid acyltransferase family protein, translated as MTRPDAPAGPSRAAEPPARDRSLALVLYYRMTQLSGFTYFSMTGGIRTSGRENIPERGAALLVSNHASFWDVFALGISVRRPLNFVARSSLFTPVLGRLITWMGSFPIQRDGIGVQGFKETLRRLKRGGIVTLFPEGTRTPDGRLQELKPGISTLAIKAKVPVIPVGIAGTYEAWPRDRKFPRPHPIRVHIGPPISPEELSSRSPEDATALIRDRIQQAIDVARQEFDRRLGRSPTAD; from the coding sequence ATGACCCGCCCCGACGCCCCCGCCGGCCCGTCCCGCGCCGCCGAGCCCCCCGCCCGGGACCGGTCCCTGGCCCTGGTGCTCTACTACCGGATGACCCAGCTCTCGGGGTTCACCTACTTCTCGATGACCGGGGGCATCCGGACCAGCGGCCGGGAGAACATCCCCGAGCGGGGGGCGGCGCTGCTGGTCTCCAACCACGCGAGCTTCTGGGACGTCTTCGCGCTGGGGATCTCGGTGCGTCGGCCGCTGAACTTCGTCGCCCGGTCCTCGCTGTTCACCCCGGTGCTGGGGAGGCTCATCACCTGGATGGGCTCCTTCCCGATCCAGCGGGACGGCATCGGCGTGCAGGGGTTCAAGGAGACGCTCCGGCGGCTGAAGCGGGGCGGCATCGTCACCCTCTTCCCCGAGGGGACGCGGACCCCCGACGGCCGGCTCCAGGAGCTGAAGCCCGGCATCTCCACCCTGGCGATCAAGGCGAAGGTGCCGGTGATCCCGGTGGGGATCGCCGGGACCTACGAGGCCTGGCCCCGGGACCGGAAGTTCCCGCGCCCCCACCCGATCCGGGTCCACATCGGCCCGCCGATCTCCCCCGAGGAACTCTCCTCCCGATCCCCCGAGGACGCGACCGCCCTGATCCGCGATCGCATCCAGCAGGCGATCGACGTCGCCCGCCAGGAGTTCGACCGCAGGCTCGGCCGCAGCCCGACGGCCGATTGA
- a CDS encoding SDR family NAD(P)-dependent oxidoreductase, with protein MPRRRSSFRGARCLVTGASSGIGAAFARLLAAEGARVVMTGRSADRLSAVALELTEAGAAPADVVAVAADLTDLDDRRMLLDRAAERLGGALDLVVNAAGVGAYGRFESHEPSVLRGLLEVNVIALAEVCRGVLPMLRRGDRPSLLNVGSIVARRGLPGRPEYSASKFAVAGLTEAIRAEWAIDGIHVLLLNPGFTTTAFERNLLVHTAIYRTESHRSMSPDAVARAGLDAVLRGRNEVTLTPRGRLLLAFNRFFPRFVDWGFGRWTRRLYADAPALAAAESRR; from the coding sequence ATGCCCCGACGACGATCATCCTTCCGAGGGGCCCGCTGCCTGGTCACCGGCGCCTCGTCCGGCATCGGTGCCGCCTTCGCCCGCCTGCTCGCCGCCGAGGGGGCCCGGGTCGTGATGACCGGCCGTTCGGCCGATCGTTTGTCCGCCGTCGCCCTCGAACTGACCGAAGCGGGGGCCGCCCCCGCCGACGTGGTCGCCGTCGCCGCCGACCTGACGGACCTGGACGACCGCCGGATGCTGCTCGACCGGGCGGCCGAACGCCTCGGCGGCGCACTGGACCTGGTGGTCAACGCCGCCGGAGTCGGCGCCTACGGCCGGTTCGAGTCGCACGAGCCGTCGGTGCTCCGGGGCCTCCTGGAGGTCAACGTCATCGCCCTGGCCGAGGTCTGCCGGGGGGTGCTGCCGATGCTCCGCCGGGGGGACCGCCCGTCGCTCCTGAATGTCGGCTCGATCGTCGCCCGCCGGGGGCTCCCGGGCAGGCCGGAATACTCGGCGAGCAAGTTCGCCGTCGCCGGACTGACCGAGGCGATCCGGGCCGAGTGGGCGATTGACGGGATCCACGTCCTGCTGCTGAACCCCGGCTTCACGACCACCGCGTTCGAGCGGAACCTCCTGGTCCACACCGCGATCTACCGCACCGAGTCCCACCGGAGCATGTCGCCCGACGCCGTCGCCCGCGCGGGACTCGATGCCGTGCTCCGGGGCCGGAACGAGGTGACGCTCACCCCCAGGGGTCGCCTGCTGCTGGCCTTCAACCGGTTCTTCCCCCGCTTCGTCGACTGGGGCTTCGGCCGATGGACACGCCGCCTCTACGCCGACGCCCCCGCGCTCGCCGCGGCCGAGTCCCGCCGGTGA
- the ahr gene encoding NADPH-dependent aldehyde reductase Ahr gives MSVIEAWVAPGARQGLERRQVDLGPIGDEEVEVEVEHCGLCHSDLSMLNDDWGMTRYPAVLGHEVIGRVAAVGPAAKGIRAGQRVGVGWNAGSCMHCRQCKSGDQHLCAEAQPTIVDHHGGFASRVRAHWAWVVPIPDGLPAADAGPLLCGGITVFNPLARYARPTSRVGVVGIGGLGHMGLKFAAAYGCEVTAFTSSERKFEEARGFGAHHVVSTRDPNAIRRRGGSLDLLIVTTNVQLDWAALIETLGPNGRMHVVGAVPEPIPVPVLALIWRQASVSGSPTGSPVAIETMLDFAARHGVSPTTEHLPMSRINEAFERLRAGEARYRIVLDADF, from the coding sequence ATGTCGGTGATCGAGGCGTGGGTCGCCCCTGGGGCAAGGCAGGGTTTGGAGCGTCGGCAGGTCGACCTCGGCCCGATCGGTGACGAGGAGGTGGAAGTCGAGGTCGAGCACTGCGGCCTCTGCCACTCCGACCTGTCGATGCTGAACGACGATTGGGGGATGACCCGGTATCCGGCCGTGCTCGGCCACGAGGTGATCGGCCGGGTGGCGGCCGTCGGGCCGGCCGCGAAGGGGATCCGGGCGGGCCAGCGGGTCGGGGTCGGCTGGAATGCCGGGAGTTGCATGCACTGCCGGCAGTGCAAGTCGGGCGACCAGCACCTCTGCGCCGAGGCCCAGCCGACGATCGTCGACCATCACGGCGGCTTCGCCAGCCGAGTCCGGGCGCACTGGGCCTGGGTCGTCCCCATCCCCGACGGCCTGCCGGCGGCGGACGCCGGGCCGCTGCTGTGCGGCGGGATCACCGTGTTCAACCCGCTGGCCCGGTACGCGAGGCCTACGAGCCGGGTCGGGGTGGTCGGCATCGGCGGGCTGGGCCACATGGGCCTGAAATTCGCCGCCGCTTACGGGTGCGAGGTGACGGCGTTCACCTCCAGCGAGCGGAAGTTCGAGGAGGCCCGCGGCTTCGGGGCCCACCATGTAGTCTCGACGCGAGACCCCAACGCCATCCGGCGGCGGGGCGGTTCGCTGGACCTGCTCATCGTCACCACCAATGTCCAGCTCGATTGGGCCGCGTTGATCGAGACGCTCGGCCCGAACGGCCGGATGCACGTGGTCGGCGCGGTGCCCGAGCCGATCCCGGTGCCGGTGCTCGCGCTGATCTGGCGGCAGGCCAGCGTCTCGGGCTCGCCGACGGGGTCTCCGGTGGCGATCGAGACGATGCTGGACTTCGCGGCCCGGCACGGCGTCTCCCCGACGACCGAGCACCTGCCGATGAGCCGGATCAATGAGGCGTTCGAGCGGCTCCGGGCCGGCGAGGCCCGGTATCGGATCGTGCTCGACGCCGACTTCTGA
- a CDS encoding beta-ketoacyl-[acyl-carrier-protein] synthase family protein: protein MVGESRRVVVTGMGMVTPVGLDVATSWESLREGRGGVGPVTRFDAGGFATRIAAELKGFDLSKDLGGEASRWEGHGLTTKIALAVASQAVRDSGVFEGPGVDPSRLGVYLGSGEGQTDFPRFVDLIRRSLDRGRVDTRRFTSEGPSRLDPILESEQDPGTPAGHVAAAFGAAGPNFSCLTACSAGAQAIGEAAELIRDGSADVMLAGGVHSMIHPFGMTGFVLLTAMSTRNDDPARASRPFDRDRDGFILGEGGGMLVLESLEHARARGAIIRGEVAGQASTADAFRLTDPHDEGRGAVSSMRLALRDAGLDPGDVDYVNAHGTSTRANDSIETRALKRALGDHAGRVPVSSTKSMTGHLIAAGGAVEAIACLLAIRDGVVPPTVNLDLPDEDCDLDYVPHAARDHVVDVAMSNSFGFGGQNTTLILRRFTG, encoded by the coding sequence ATGGTCGGCGAATCGAGGCGGGTGGTCGTCACGGGGATGGGGATGGTCACGCCCGTCGGCCTCGACGTGGCGACGTCCTGGGAGTCGCTCCGAGAGGGGCGCGGCGGGGTCGGGCCGGTCACCCGGTTCGACGCCGGCGGTTTCGCGACCCGGATCGCCGCGGAGCTCAAGGGGTTCGACCTCTCGAAGGACCTCGGCGGCGAGGCCTCCCGGTGGGAGGGCCACGGCCTGACCACCAAGATCGCGCTGGCCGTCGCGTCGCAGGCCGTGCGGGACTCCGGCGTGTTCGAGGGCCCGGGAGTCGACCCGTCGCGCCTCGGGGTCTATCTCGGCTCGGGCGAGGGGCAGACGGACTTCCCCCGATTCGTCGACCTCATCCGCCGGTCGCTCGACCGCGGCCGGGTCGACACGAGGCGGTTCACGTCCGAGGGGCCGTCTCGGCTCGACCCGATCCTGGAGTCCGAGCAGGATCCGGGGACGCCGGCCGGGCACGTGGCGGCCGCCTTCGGGGCGGCCGGGCCGAATTTCTCCTGCCTCACGGCCTGCTCGGCCGGCGCCCAGGCCATCGGCGAGGCGGCCGAACTGATCCGCGACGGCTCGGCCGACGTGATGCTCGCCGGCGGCGTCCACAGCATGATCCACCCGTTCGGCATGACGGGGTTCGTGCTCCTGACGGCCATGTCGACGCGGAACGACGATCCGGCCCGGGCGAGCCGGCCCTTCGACCGCGACCGCGACGGGTTCATCCTCGGCGAGGGGGGCGGGATGCTCGTCCTGGAGTCGCTCGAGCACGCGAGGGCCCGGGGGGCGATCATCCGCGGCGAGGTCGCGGGCCAGGCCTCGACGGCCGACGCGTTCCGCCTGACCGACCCCCACGACGAGGGCCGAGGCGCCGTCTCCTCGATGCGCCTGGCCCTTCGGGACGCGGGGCTCGACCCGGGGGATGTCGACTACGTCAACGCCCACGGCACGAGCACCAGGGCCAACGACTCGATCGAGACGAGGGCGCTCAAACGCGCCCTGGGGGACCACGCGGGACGCGTGCCCGTGTCAAGCACCAAGAGCATGACCGGCCACCTGATCGCCGCGGGAGGGGCCGTCGAGGCGATCGCGTGCCTGCTGGCGATCCGCGACGGCGTGGTGCCGCCGACGGTGAACCTCGATCTGCCTGACGAGGATTGCGACCTCGACTACGTCCCGCACGCCGCGCGCGACCACGTCGTCGACGTCGCGATGTCGAACAGCTTCGGCTTCGGGGGCCAGAACACGACCCTGATCCTGCGGCGGTTCACGGGATGA
- a CDS encoding SDR family oxidoreductase has protein sequence MSTRDKVAFITGANKGIGLETARGLGQAGIAVLIGSRDEAKGRAAADRLRGEGIEGVEAIRFDVDRPGDHQEVVRYLQDRHGRLDILVNNAGVALDEADFGAPGGVNTTSAVTPEILHRTFETNVFSVVALTQALLPLLRRAPAGRIVNLSSILGSLTLHSDPASPIFDMKAFAYDASKTALNAFTVHLAHELRGTPIKVNSAHPGWVKTDMGGPSAPMEVSEGGRTSVLLATLPDDGPSGGFFHLGESLPW, from the coding sequence ATGTCGACTCGGGACAAGGTCGCGTTCATCACCGGGGCGAACAAGGGGATCGGGCTGGAGACGGCCCGGGGGCTCGGTCAGGCGGGGATCGCCGTCCTCATCGGCAGCCGGGACGAGGCGAAGGGGCGGGCCGCCGCCGATCGACTCCGGGGGGAGGGGATCGAGGGGGTCGAGGCCATCCGGTTCGATGTCGACCGGCCCGGCGATCACCAGGAGGTCGTGCGCTACCTGCAGGACCGGCACGGCAGGCTCGACATCCTGGTGAACAACGCCGGAGTCGCCCTGGACGAGGCGGACTTCGGCGCGCCGGGGGGCGTGAACACCACGTCGGCCGTGACGCCGGAGATCCTCCATCGGACCTTCGAGACCAACGTCTTCTCCGTCGTCGCCCTCACGCAGGCCCTCCTGCCGCTACTCCGCAGGGCGCCGGCCGGCCGGATCGTGAACCTGTCGAGCATCCTCGGCTCGCTGACGCTCCATTCCGACCCGGCATCTCCCATCTTCGACATGAAGGCCTTCGCGTACGACGCCTCGAAGACGGCCCTCAACGCCTTCACAGTCCACCTCGCCCACGAGCTGAGGGGGACCCCGATCAAGGTGAACTCCGCGCATCCCGGCTGGGTGAAGACGGACATGGGCGGCCCGTCGGCCCCGATGGAGGTCTCGGAGGGCGGGCGGACGAGCGTGCTCCTGGCGACCCTGCCCGACGACGGCCCGAGCGGCGGGTTCTTCCACCTCGGCGAATCATTGCCCTGGTGA
- a CDS encoding MarR family winged helix-turn-helix transcriptional regulator has protein sequence MAVPCMCGVLRQASRAVTRVYDDELRGAGLRATQYTLLRLLERSGEVRQRDLGGLASIDETTLTRNLRPLMQAGWVSARAGEDRREKLVAITEAGRAKVGQAGSAWQRAQDRLRGALPEETWDLVLRALPSLTGAAAEASKSGEGT, from the coding sequence ATGGCGGTGCCATGTATGTGCGGGGTCCTGCGCCAGGCCTCCCGGGCGGTGACCCGGGTCTACGACGACGAGCTCCGGGGGGCCGGGCTCCGGGCGACCCAGTACACGCTGCTGCGGCTCCTCGAGCGATCGGGCGAGGTCCGGCAACGCGACCTGGGCGGCCTGGCCTCGATCGACGAGACGACGCTGACGCGTAACCTCAGGCCGCTGATGCAGGCCGGCTGGGTGTCGGCCCGGGCGGGGGAGGATCGCCGCGAGAAGCTCGTCGCGATCACCGAGGCGGGCCGGGCGAAGGTCGGGCAGGCCGGGTCGGCCTGGCAGCGGGCCCAGGACCGGTTGCGAGGCGCGCTGCCCGAAGAAACCTGGGACCTGGTCCTCCGGGCGTTGCCGTCCCTGACCGGGGCCGCGGCGGAGGCGTCGAAGTCGGGGGAGGGCACATGA
- a CDS encoding ketopantoate reductase family protein — protein sequence MRILVVGAGATGGYFGGRLLEIGRDVTFLVRPGRAAQLAETGLSIASPSGDASLPNPPTALASELRSPYDLVILSCKAYDLAEAVEAIAPAVGPETAVLPLLNGMRHLDALDARLGPGRVLGGSCFISARLDESGGVVHVSDVDRLVFGERPGGRSPRLEAIAEVMGGAKFEAVASDRIQLEMWEKWVFLASLAGLTCLTRSAVGDVVAAGGTDLAAGLLEECRAVAEAEGYPPRVEAMRAALGRLTDPGSTVSASMLGDLERRGRTEADHILGDLLRRRGGAGGGDRSLLRIALVAVKAAEARAARARG from the coding sequence ATGAGGATCCTGGTCGTCGGCGCCGGCGCGACCGGCGGATACTTCGGCGGGCGGCTGCTCGAAATCGGCCGGGACGTCACGTTCCTGGTCCGCCCCGGGAGGGCCGCCCAGCTCGCCGAGACCGGCCTGTCCATCGCGAGCCCCTCGGGGGACGCCTCGCTCCCGAATCCGCCGACCGCCCTGGCCTCGGAACTCCGAAGCCCGTACGACCTGGTGATCCTGTCCTGCAAGGCCTACGACCTGGCCGAGGCCGTCGAGGCCATCGCGCCGGCGGTGGGGCCGGAGACGGCCGTCTTGCCGCTGCTCAACGGCATGCGGCACCTCGACGCCCTCGACGCCCGCCTCGGCCCGGGCCGCGTCCTGGGAGGGTCGTGCTTCATCTCCGCCAGGCTCGACGAGTCCGGGGGCGTGGTCCACGTCAGCGACGTGGATCGCCTGGTGTTCGGCGAGCGGCCCGGCGGCCGGTCCCCCCGGCTCGAGGCGATCGCCGAGGTGATGGGCGGGGCGAAGTTCGAGGCGGTGGCGAGCGACCGGATCCAGCTGGAGATGTGGGAGAAGTGGGTCTTCCTGGCGTCCCTCGCCGGGCTCACGTGCCTGACGAGGTCGGCCGTCGGCGACGTCGTGGCCGCCGGCGGGACCGACCTGGCGGCCGGACTGCTGGAGGAGTGCCGGGCCGTCGCCGAGGCCGAGGGCTACCCGCCCCGGGTCGAGGCGATGCGGGCGGCCCTCGGCCGGCTCACCGACCCCGGCTCGACGGTGTCGGCCTCGATGCTGGGCGACCTCGAGCGGAGGGGCCGGACCGAGGCCGACCACATCCTCGGCGACCTGCTCCGGCGTCGAGGGGGGGCGGGGGGAGGCGACCGGTCCCTCCTCCGCATCGCCCTCGTCGCCGTCAAGGCCGCGGAGGCCCGAGCCGCCCGAGCGCGGGGGTAG